Proteins co-encoded in one Brassica rapa cultivar Chiifu-401-42 chromosome A02, CAAS_Brap_v3.01, whole genome shotgun sequence genomic window:
- the LOC103850491 gene encoding lectin-like protein — protein sequence MINFSFSFHIFEIKLDHGLCLQFTSLINHTTLSSSEFLTLISTKTKTIMQVQKLYFLALFLAHTTLAVNLSLETSNIAFLGDAELGPASDGVSRSGALSMTRDENPLSHGQGLWATPVPFKPSSNTSSSLPYPFETSFVFSITPRTEPAPGHGLAFIVVPALDNSGAGPAGYLGILNKTNNGDPENHVFAVEFDVYKDKQLGDMNDNHVGVDVNSLTSVVAERAGYWVQIVIGRTKMWRFKEVELSNGERYKAWIEYRDSNVSVTLAPEAVTKPKKPLIVAQLDLSEVFLENMYAGFAGAMGREAERHDIWSWNFQNSA from the coding sequence AtgattaattttagtttttcgtTTCACATTTTTGAAATCAAACTCGATCATGGCTTGTGTTTACAGTTTACTAGTCTTATAAATCACACCACGTTATCGTCCTCAGAGTTTCTTACACTCAtttcaacaaaaacaaagacaaTAATGCAGGTTCAAAAACTCTATTTTCTTGCTCTCTTCTTGGCTCACACCACTCTCGCAGTCAACCTCAGCCTCGAAACCTCAAACATAGCCTTCCTTGGAGACGCAGAGCTCGGTCCTGCTTCAGATGGCGTGAGTCGCTCGGGAGCTCTCTCCATGACCCGAGACGAAAACCCTCTCTCCCACGGCCAAGGCCTTTGGGCCACTCCAGTCCCTTTCAAGCCTTCTTCAaacacatcttcttctcttccttacCCATTCGAGACTTCTTTCGTTTTCTCCATCACTCCTCGCACCGAACCAGCTCCAGGCCATGGCCTCGCCTTCATCGTGGTCCCAGCTCTCGACAACAGCGGCGCAGGACCCGCGGGCTACCTCGGAATCCTCAACAAAACAAACAACGGCGACCCTGAAAACCACGTTTTCGCCGTCGAGTTCGATGTTTATAAGGACAAGCAACTTGGAGACATGAATGATAACCATGTCGGTGTAGATGTGAACTCACTTACTTCTGTTGTGGCCGAGAGAGCTGGTTATTGGGTTCAGATAGTGATAGGGCGAACGAAAATGTGGAGGTTCAAGGAGGTGGAGCTGAGCAATGGAGAGAGGTACAAGGCTTGGATTGAGTATAGAGACTCTAATGTTTCAGTTACTCTCGCGCCAGAAGCTGTCACGAAACCCAAGAAGCCTTTGATCGTTGCGCAGTTAGATCTCTCTGAGGTTTTTCTCGAAAACATGTACGCTGGTTTTGCCGGTGCCATGGGCCGTGAGGCTGAGCGTCACGATATTTGGAGCTGGAACTTCCAGAACAGCGCCTAG
- the LOC103850498 gene encoding uncharacterized protein LOC103850498: MVCIMCLVPLFLIPLVNLLPRIFDLLMAKVYGWFGWEYRKPARVPPACPFKPTVTKVAAETISEGTETIAKPEDTTGGVKQD, from the exons ATG GTTTGCATAATGTGTTTGGTGCCGCTGTTCCTCATCCCTCTCGTCAATTTACTGCCTCGGATCTTTGATTTGTTAATG GCCAAAGTGTATGGATGGTTCGGATGGGAATACAGGAAGCCAGCGAGAGTTCCTCCAGCTTGTCCTTTCAAGCCAACTGTCACCAAA GTAGCTGCAGAAACAATAAGTGAAGGTACAGAAACGATAGCTAAACCGGAGGATACCACTGGTGGGGTTAAGCAGGATTGA
- the LOC103850493 gene encoding thylakoid lumenal 15.0 kDa protein 2, chloroplastic produces MAILFTPPQCSRTFSSPVFNNHVAGETIPSPHSLKLKTSSAENWCSRFRSKSLSLVFSGALALGLSLSGVGIAEAAKVGVNKPELLPKEFTSVIDVAGFLSDGQEKRIAEEISDLEKDTGFKLRVLAQNYPVTPGLAMKDYWQVDDSTIVFVADPTFGNILNFNVGATVDLDIPRSFWSRLAGKYGNMFYWKEKGEDASIEAAVMAISSCLREPVGANNCAEVY; encoded by the exons ATGGCTATTCTCTTTACACCTCCACAATGCAGTAGAACCTTCTCTTCTCCTGTATTCAACAACCACGTCGCCGGAGAAACCATTCCCTCTCCTCACTCCTTAAAGCTGAAAACTTCCTCCGCCGAGAACTGGTGTTCCCGTTTCCGATCAAAATCTCTCAGCTTGGTCTTCTCCGGAGCTCTAGCTCTCGGTTTATCTCTATCCG GCGTTGGAATTGCAGAAGCAGCCAAAGTGGGAGTAAACAAACCAGAACTGCTCCCAAAAGAGTTCACTTCGGTAATAGACGTTGCTGGTTTCCTCTCTGATGGCCAG GAGAAGAGGATTGCTGAAGAAATCTCTGATCTTGAGAAAGACACAGGGTTTAAGCTAAGAGTCTTGGCTCAAAACTATCCTGTTACACCTG GACTAGCTATGAAAGATTACTGGCAAGTTGATGATAGCACTATCGTGTTTGTCGCTGATCCCACTTTTG GGAACATATTGAATTTTAATGTTGGGGCTACTGTTGATTTGGACATACCTCGTAGCTTCTGGAGTCGTTTAGCTGGGAAATACGGCAACATGTTTTACTGGAAAGAGAAG GGTGAAGATGCATCCATTGAAGCTGCAGTGATGGCTATATCAAGTTGCTTAAGGGAACCAGTTGGTGCAAATAACTGTGCAGAGGTTTACTGA
- the LOC103850497 gene encoding E3 ubiquitin-protein ligase RFWD3 — protein MPPRRRYAFRGGGVTIEEFDEEDGHDYDDEEEADDTEEEEEEEEDDDTEEEEEEDEESQIRVHTSVSHTPRASQEESEEKEKQIRSAEGVCSTSGSQEEEDAAWKPSEGEGTSCLICMEVWTNGGDHQVCCLPCGHLYGFSCIKKWLKQPRSAGKCPQCNRTCGLRDVRKIFASRIAAVDDDAHKRILFLEGKLNSIEQKNASWTSKEAQWRKREAELRSEVSKLKKKIAYMESTTNAALRESNVASQEKYTPGNKIYQEQNGHAPSCSFRHQGERLVNGGRIFDIDGGRQILLLARRLSGVGGTFVLSQMSLHSGEIDDIMLPPTTRAIKDLHISPHNNGLAVFGSLGKKLSVISLESHNTVLSYDLPAAPWSCSWDRNSSHHIYAGLQNGMVLLFDMRQTMGPLASFAGLTSNPVHTIHHLSTNSTPSSDVCSLLSASSIGLCQWNINGSEGRPSLVPETGNPGVCISSSYCPWSDHVVASYRPRVGSSDDTVSTQPTLTQTGANTIGVDGFHVSLKRRGFCFQKLSSTHASVDTIRLPRTSIVDFGEGGRKQLFASCEESTRQLILQDPSTFAVSQRFSLASHHPLQDVKYANVNGYTLLGLLTDDRLQLLRNEQTYM, from the exons ATGCCGCCCCGCCGGCGTTACGCCTTCAGAGGTGGCGGAGTGACAATCGAAGAATTCGATGAAGAAGACGGACACGATtacgacgacgaagaagaagcagacgacacggaagaagaggaagaagaagaagaagacgacgacaccgaagaagaggaagaagaagacgaagaaagcCAAATCAGAGTACATACATCTGTGTCACACACGCCCAGGGCTTCTCAGGAGGAGAGTGAGGAGAAAGAGAAGCAGATAAGGTCAGCAGAAGGAGTTTGCTCGACTTCAGGATCGCAGGAGGAAGAGGATGCGGCGTGGAAACCTAGCGAGGGTGAGGGAACGTCTTGTTTGATTTGTATGGAGGTTTGGACTAACGGCGGCGATCATCaagtctg CTGTCTTCCTTGTGGGCATTTGTATGGATTTTCTTGCATCAAGAAATGGTTAAAGCAGCCAAGAAGTGCAGGaaag TGTCCCCAATGCAACAGGACGTGTGGTCTTAGAGATGTCCGGAAAATATTTGCATCAAGGATTGCTGCTGTAGATGATGACGCACACAAG AGAATCTTATTCCTGGAGGGTAAATTAAATTCAATCGAACAGAAG AATGCTAGTTGGACTAGCAAAGAAGCTCAATGGAGAAAACGAGAAGCAGAGCTACGATCAGAAGTCAGTAAGCTGAAAAAG AAGATAGCTTATATGGAAAGCACGACTAATGCTGCACTGAGAGAGTCTAACGTGGCTTCTCAAGAGAAATATACACCTG GTAATAAGATCTACCAAGAACAGAATGGACATGCGCCTTCTTGCAGCTTCAGGCATCAG GGAGAACGGCTAGTTAATGGTGGCCGTATATTTGACATAGATGGCGGTAGACAGATTTTGTTATTGGCTCGCAGGCTCTCAGGCGTTGGTGGAACGTTTGTGCTTTCGCAA ATGAGCCTACATTCGGGTGAGATTGATGACATTATGCTGCCTCCAACAACTAGAGCAATAAAAGATCTTCACATCTCCCCACACAATAATGGGCTTGCAGTTTTCGGCTCTCTAGGAAAAAAGTTATCAGTTATAAG cttggaGAGCCACAACACTGTCTTATCTTATGATCTACCG GCTGCACCTTGGTCTTGCTCTTGGGATCGCAACAGTTCTCACCATATTTATGCTGGACTGCAg AACGGAATGGTTTTATTGTTTGACATGCGTCAAACCATGGGACCATTGGCATCGTTCGCTGGCTTAACAAGCAATCCAGTTCATACTATCCATCATCTCTCTACCAACTCCACTCCAAGTTCTGATGTGTGTTCTCTCTTGTCCGCTTCTTCCATCGGTCTTTGTCAGTGGAACATCAACGGCAGCGAGGGAAG GCCATCATTGGTTCCTGAAACTGGAAACCCAGGAGTTTGCATTTCATCCTCATATTGTCCCTGGAGCGATCATGTCGTTGCTTCTTATAGACCGAGAGTTGGATCCTCTGATGATACAGTCTCTACTCAGCCTACGTTGACTCAAACCGGAGCTAACACCATCGGTGTAGATGGATTCCATGTTTCTCTCAAGAGACGAGGTTTTTGTTTTCAGAAGCTTTCATCCACACATGCTTCCGTAGATACCATCCGTTTGCCAAGAACATCGATTGTAGACTTTGGCGAGGGAGGAAGGAAGCAGCTTTTTGCGTCTTGCGAGGAGTCCACTCGCCAGCTCATCTTGCAAGATCCTTCGACTTTCGCCGTCTCTCAGAGATTCTCGTTGGCGAGTCATCATCCACTTCAAGACGTGAAATACGCTAACGTGAATGGTTACACTCTGCTCGGTCTCTTGACGGATGATAGATTGCAGCTTCTTAGGAACGAGCAAACATACATGTAA
- the LOC103850499 gene encoding serine/threonine protein phosphatase 2A 57 kDa regulatory subunit B' alpha isoform has translation MFKKMMKSGSRKPSRNDAGFDPNSTNMVVNHASRPSPLPPPSPTTTKQPPPMHSIEPLPLLRDLPPPERQPLFLRKLQICSFHFDFTDPSKNAREKEIKRQTLLELVDYIQSGTAKIISELCQEEMVKMISSNIFRSLPASAGPWPADPEEDEPYLDPNWPHLQLVYELLIRYVVPSDTDTKIAKRFIDHSFVSNLLELFETEDSRERDYLKTILHRIYGKFMVHRPFIRKGINNIFYRFVYETERHSGIGELLEIMGSIINGFALPMKEEHKLFLIRALIPLHKPKPIGVYHQQLAYCVVQFVEKDYRLADTVIRGLLKYWPVTNCSKEVLFLGELEEVLEATQPVEFQRCMVPLFQRVARCLNSSHFQVAERSLFLWNSEHIVVLIAQNRSVILPIIFASLEKNTESHWNLAVHGLSENIKRMFMEMDPELFEECQQEYEEKQSKSKEVEEQRQSRWRRLDEAVEERERVVGEEDHMIIS, from the exons ATGTTTAAGAAGATGATGAAAAGCGGGAGCCGAAAGCCCTCTCGAAACGACGCCGGATTCGATCCTAACTCCACCAATATGGTTGTTAACCACGCGTCACGCCCCTCTCCTCTCCCTCCTCCTTCTCCAACAACCACCAAACAACCTCCTCCGATGCACTCAATCGAGCCCCTCCCCTTACTCCGCGACCTCCCTCCTCCCGAGCGGCAGCCTCTCTTCCTCCGAAAACTCCAAATCTGCTCCTTCCACTTCGATTTCACCGACCCCTCGAAAAAcgccagagagaaagagatcaaAAGGCAAACGCTGCTCGAGCTAGTCGATTACATCCAATCCGGAACGGCCAAGATCATCAGCGAGCTTTGCcaggaagagatggtgaaaatGATCTCCTCTAACATCTTCCGCTCCCTCCCAGCATCCGCGGGCCCCTGGCCCGCGGATCCTGAGGAGGACGAGCCTTACTTAGACCCCAACTGGCCTCACTTGCAGCTCGTTTACGAGCTGCTGATAAGATACGTTGTTCCTTCAGATACTGACACAAAGATCGCGAAACGGTTTATTGATCATTCCTTCGTTTCTAACCTCCTTGAGCTGTTTGAAACCGAGGATTCGAGAGAAAGAGATTACCTGAAAACAATTCTCCATAGGATCTACGGGAAGTTTATGGTTCACAGACCTTTTATTAGGAAAGGGATTAACAATATCTTCTATAGGTTTGTTTACGAGACGGAGAGACACAGTGGGATTGGTGAGCTTCTGGAGATCATGGGGAGTATTATAAACGGATTCGCCTTGCCGATGAAGGAGGAGCATAAGCTGTTTTTGATCAGGGCGTTGATACCGTTGCATAAGCCTAAACCTATTGGTGTGTATCATCAGCAGTTGGCTTACTGTGTTGTTCAGTTTGTTGAGAAGGATTATCGGCTTGCGGATACGGTGATTAGAGGGTTGTTGAAGTATTGGCCGGTGACGAATTGTAGTAAGGAGGTTTTGTTTCTTGGTGAGCTTGAAGAGGTTCTTGAAGCTACGCAGCCTGTTGAGTTTCAGAGATGTATGGTTCCTCTGTTTCAGCGGGTTGCGCGGTGTCTTAATAGCTCTCATTTTCAG GTTGCAGAACGGTCTCTGTTCTTGTGGAACAGCGAGCACATTGTGGTTCTAATAGCTCAGAACCGAAGTGTAATACTTCCCATCATATTCGCTTCCTTGGAGAAGAACACAGAGTCTCACTGGAACCTGGCGGTTCACGGTCTAAGCGAGAATATAAAGAGGATGTTCATGGAGATGGACCCTGAGCTCTTTGAAGAATGCCAGCAAGAGTATGAAGAAAAACAGTCCAAGTCGAAAGAAGTGGAAGAGCAGCGCCAGAGTAGGTGGAGGAGATTAGATGAAGCAGTGGAAGAGCGTGAAAGAGTAGTAGGAGAAGAGGATCATATGATCATTTCTTAG
- the LOC117131743 gene encoding uncharacterized protein LOC117131743, with protein sequence MIEKFLITRVSNMCFCFFFFFFFFFFSFLPLLFSHLLTVEGNRSIRSIGVSLVFSSPSRSVSFLQSPSCPSFSSLVFSDGKGSVSSLQSSLVQSLRPHLLSLLTVGALRDSSQSGAVGASHACCFTEWSSGNTTQDEADVSTRVTELGVEESQTWEWKDHVFIYTLPQVTTNK encoded by the exons ATGATAGAAAAGTTTCTTATAACACGTGTCAGCAacatgtgtttttgtttttttttttttttttttttctttttcttttcttttcttcctctCCTCTTCTCTCATCTTCTCACCGTGGAAGGGAACCGGAGCATCCGTTCAATCGGCGTTTCTCTCGTCTTCTCCTCTCCGTCGCGAAGCGTCTCCTTCCTTCAATCGCCGTCATGTCCGTCTTTCTCTTCTCTGGTCTTCTCCGATGGTAAAGGAAGCGTCTCCTCCCTTCAATCGTCGCTCGTCCAATCGCTGCGACCCCATCTCCTCTCTCTTCTGACCG TGGGAGCATTGAGAGATTCATCACAGAGTGGAGCAGTGGGAGCATCTCATGCTTGTTGTTTCACAGAGTGGAGCAGTG GTAACACGACACAAGACGAGGCAGATGTGAGCACACGAGTCACGGagttgggagtggaagaatcaCAGACTTGGGAGTGGAAGGATCACGTATTCATCTACACTCTTCCACAAGTAACCACAaacaagtaa
- the LOC103850495 gene encoding heavy metal-associated isoprenylated plant protein 6 isoform X1 translates to MGEQKKEETVTKPEGDKKPVDGGNNTVVVMKLDMHCEGCGKKIKRILKKHKGVEDVKIDYKDDKLTVVGNVDPTAVRDKVAERMKRKVEIVSTVAPKKEAPPPSGGEKKVVEEKPAEKKPADEKPAGEKKVEMKKDEGEKKAPSPPAPPKESTVVLKTKLHCEGCEHKIKRIVNKIKGVKSVAIDSTKDLVIVKGIIDVKQLTPYLNEKLKRTVEVVPPKKEEGATVAAAAAPAGGEKKDKGVGEKKENKDGGEKKDGGGEKKKEVASAGGGDGGATLDVKKSEYSGYGYQPQPMYYNPPGQVYGQQHYMMQGQSSQSYVQEPYVNQGYVHESYMNQGYGQGYGQQAPPPPYMNHQGYADPYAHMRAPEMFSDENPNGCSVM, encoded by the exons ATGGGTGAG CAGAAAAAGGAAGAAACCGTGACGAAACCTGAAGGAGACAAGAAGCCAGTCGATGGTGGTAATAACACCGTCGTGGTTATGAAGCTTGATATGCATTGTGAAGGTTGTGGCAAGAAAATCAAACGAATCTTGAAAAAACACAAAG GCGTAGAAGATGTGAAGATTGATTATAAGGATGACAAGTTGACGGTGGTCGGAAACGTAGATCCCACGGCAGTTCGTGATAAAGTAGCCGAGAGAATGAAGAGAAAGGTTGAAATAGTCTCTACCGTGGCGCCTAAGAAAGAGGCTCCTCCTCCTTCAGGCGGTGAAAAGAAGGTGGTGGAGGAGAAACCAGCTGAAAAGAAGCCGGCCGATGAGAAACCCGCCGGTGAGAAAAAAGTTGAGATGAAGAAAGACGAAGGAGAGAAGAAAGCTCCTTCTCCTCCTGCTCCACCAAAAGAG AGTACGGTGGTTCTGAAAACGAAACTACATTGCGAAGGTTGCGAGCACAAAATCAAGAGAATAGTCAACAAAATTAAGG GGGTTAAATCAGTGGCCATTGATAGCACCAAGGACTTGGTGATAGTGAAGGGGATCATTGACGTTAAACAACTCACTCCTTATCTCAACGAGAAGCTTAAACGCACCGTCGAAGTTGTTCCGCCCAAAAAAGAGGAGGGAGCCACCGTGGCAGCTGCGGCGGCTCCAGCTGGTGGAGAGAAGAAGGACAAAGGTGTTggtgaaaagaaagaaaataaagatgGTGGTGAAAAGAAGGACGGTGGTGgtgaaaagaagaaagaagttgCCTCAGCCGGAGGAGGTGACGGTGGTGCTACGTTGGATGTGAAGAAATCGGAGTATAGCGGTTATGGGTATCAACCTCAGCCGATGTATTACAACCCACCAGGACAAGTGTACGGTCAACAACACTACATGATGCAAGGTCAATCATCTCAATCTTATGTTCAAGAACCGTATGTGAACCAAGGATACGTAcatgaatcttatatgaatcaAGGATACGGCCAAGGGTATGGACAACaagcaccaccaccaccgtatATGAACCACCAAGGGTATGCAGATCCTTATGCTCATATGCGTGCTCCTGAAATGTTTAGCGATGAGAATCCAAACGGGTGTTCTGTTATGTAA
- the LOC103850495 gene encoding heavy metal-associated isoprenylated plant protein 6 isoform X2: MGEKKEETVTKPEGDKKPVDGGNNTVVVMKLDMHCEGCGKKIKRILKKHKGVEDVKIDYKDDKLTVVGNVDPTAVRDKVAERMKRKVEIVSTVAPKKEAPPPSGGEKKVVEEKPAEKKPADEKPAGEKKVEMKKDEGEKKAPSPPAPPKESTVVLKTKLHCEGCEHKIKRIVNKIKGVKSVAIDSTKDLVIVKGIIDVKQLTPYLNEKLKRTVEVVPPKKEEGATVAAAAAPAGGEKKDKGVGEKKENKDGGEKKDGGGEKKKEVASAGGGDGGATLDVKKSEYSGYGYQPQPMYYNPPGQVYGQQHYMMQGQSSQSYVQEPYVNQGYVHESYMNQGYGQGYGQQAPPPPYMNHQGYADPYAHMRAPEMFSDENPNGCSVM, from the exons ATGGGTGAG AAAAAGGAAGAAACCGTGACGAAACCTGAAGGAGACAAGAAGCCAGTCGATGGTGGTAATAACACCGTCGTGGTTATGAAGCTTGATATGCATTGTGAAGGTTGTGGCAAGAAAATCAAACGAATCTTGAAAAAACACAAAG GCGTAGAAGATGTGAAGATTGATTATAAGGATGACAAGTTGACGGTGGTCGGAAACGTAGATCCCACGGCAGTTCGTGATAAAGTAGCCGAGAGAATGAAGAGAAAGGTTGAAATAGTCTCTACCGTGGCGCCTAAGAAAGAGGCTCCTCCTCCTTCAGGCGGTGAAAAGAAGGTGGTGGAGGAGAAACCAGCTGAAAAGAAGCCGGCCGATGAGAAACCCGCCGGTGAGAAAAAAGTTGAGATGAAGAAAGACGAAGGAGAGAAGAAAGCTCCTTCTCCTCCTGCTCCACCAAAAGAG AGTACGGTGGTTCTGAAAACGAAACTACATTGCGAAGGTTGCGAGCACAAAATCAAGAGAATAGTCAACAAAATTAAGG GGGTTAAATCAGTGGCCATTGATAGCACCAAGGACTTGGTGATAGTGAAGGGGATCATTGACGTTAAACAACTCACTCCTTATCTCAACGAGAAGCTTAAACGCACCGTCGAAGTTGTTCCGCCCAAAAAAGAGGAGGGAGCCACCGTGGCAGCTGCGGCGGCTCCAGCTGGTGGAGAGAAGAAGGACAAAGGTGTTggtgaaaagaaagaaaataaagatgGTGGTGAAAAGAAGGACGGTGGTGgtgaaaagaagaaagaagttgCCTCAGCCGGAGGAGGTGACGGTGGTGCTACGTTGGATGTGAAGAAATCGGAGTATAGCGGTTATGGGTATCAACCTCAGCCGATGTATTACAACCCACCAGGACAAGTGTACGGTCAACAACACTACATGATGCAAGGTCAATCATCTCAATCTTATGTTCAAGAACCGTATGTGAACCAAGGATACGTAcatgaatcttatatgaatcaAGGATACGGCCAAGGGTATGGACAACaagcaccaccaccaccgtatATGAACCACCAAGGGTATGCAGATCCTTATGCTCATATGCGTGCTCCTGAAATGTTTAGCGATGAGAATCCAAACGGGTGTTCTGTTATGTAA
- the LOC103850496 gene encoding FAD synthase, translated as MEIDKAIGESDDKRLKTKYNNAIFVIRRALSLYSIEEVAFSFNGGKDSTVLLHLLRAGYFLHKKELTCSNGGISNFPVRTIYFESPSAFTEINSFTYDAAQTYDLQLDIIRQDFKSGLEALLKANPIRAIFLGVRIGDPTAVGQEQFSPSSPGWPPFMRVNPILDWSYRDVWAFLLTCKVKYCSLYDQGYTSIGSIHDTVPNALLSVNDTTSSSKEKLFKPAYLLSDGRLERAGRVKKNASLKNDADSDSHKHEVLLASVIAVGDEILSGTVEDQLGLCLCKKLTSVGWSVQQTSVIRNDIDSVSEEVDRQRSICDMVFIYGGVGPLHSDVTLAGVAKAFGVRLAPDEEFEEYLRHLISEQCTGDRNEMAQLPEGITELLHHEKLSVPLIKCRNVIVLAATNTEELEKEWECLTELTKLGGSTSLMELYASSRRLMTSLTDVEVAEPLTKLGLEFPDIYIGCYRKSRQGPIIICLKGKDNARIDSGVQALCKRFKEGVFVDMK; from the exons atggaGATCGACAAAGCGATTGGAGAAAGTGATGATAAGAGGTTGAAGACCAAGTACAACAACGCCATCTTCGTCATCAGAAGAGCTCTTTCTCTTTACTC TATTGAAGAGGTCGCCTTTAGTTTCAATGGAGGAAAAGATTCCACT GTGTTACTGCACCTTCTTAGAGCCGGCTACTTTTTGCATAAGAAAGAACTCACTTGTTCTAATGGAGGCATATCAAACTTTCCAGTCCGGACCATATACTTCGAGAGCCCTTCTGCCTTCACTGAAATTAATTCATTTACATATGATGCAGCTCAAAC TTATGATCTGCAACTTGATATCATTCGCCAAGATTTCAAATCCGGGTTGGAGGCTTTGTTAAAAGCTAATCCTATTAGAGCTATTTTTCTAGGCGTCAGAATTGGTGATCCTACTGCG GTTGGTCAAGAGCAGTTCTCTCCTAGTTCCCCTGGATGGCCTCCCTTTATGAGAGTGAATCCTATTTTGGATTGGTCTTATAG AGATGTTTGGGCGTTTCTTCTAACTTGCAAAGTCAAGTATTGCAGTCTTTATGACCAAGGGTACACATCAATTGGGAGTATTCATGATACTGTCCCCAACGCGTTACTGTCTGTTAACGACACCACCAGCAGTAGCAAAGAGAAATTATTCAAACCTGCTTATTTGCTTTCTGATGGGAGGTTAGAGAGGGCAGGCAGAGTTAAGAAAAACGCTTCACTCAAGAATGATGCAGATAGTGATTCGCATAAACATGAGGTGCTTTTGGCCTCGGTCATTGCCGTTGGCGATGAGATTCT GTCCGGCACTGTTGAAGACCAGTTAGGACTGTGTCTGTGTAAGAAGCTGACGTCTGTTGGTTGGTCTGTGCAACAAACTTCTGTTATTCGAAATGAT attgATTCTGTATCAGAGGAAGTTGACCGCCAAAGGTCTATCTGTGATATG GTGTTTATATATGGAGGAGTTGGTCCTTTGCATTCAGATGTTACTCTGGCTGGTGTTGCTAAGGCATTTGGGGTTCGCCTG GCACCTGATGAAGAGTTTGAGGAGTACCTTAGGCATCTTATCAGCGAGCAGTGCACAGGTGACAGGAATGAA ATGGCTCAGTTACCGGAAGGAATCACTGAACTACTGCATCATGAAAAGCTTTCGGTGCCATTG ATAAAGTGCCGCAATGTGATTGTTCTTGCTGCTACAAACACCGAGGAGCTCGAGAAGGAGTGGGAATGTCTGACCGAGCTAACCAAATTGGGTGGAAGTACATCACTCATGGAGCTGTATGCGTCGTCAAGGCGCTTGATGACATCTTTGACAGAT GTTGAAGTTGCAGAGCCTCTAACCAAACTTGGTCTCGAGTTCCCAGACATATACATTG GGTGTTACCGGAAATCCAGACAAGGTCCTATCATCATCTGCTTGAAGGGGAAG GATAATGCACGGATTGACTCAGGCGTGCAGGCTCTATGCAAGAGATTCAAGGAAGGTGTATTCGTAGACATGAAATAG
- the LOC103850492 gene encoding membrane magnesium transporter produces the protein MNLGFVIGVIGVLILSHAAYSTIQYRGLLKITEEEFTGPPLNVVLELIVGLALCMWAALTFPGKFLSIHPDSDENRAVSLPDNSDFMIFNHRGRLFPPEITMKF, from the exons ATGAATCTAGGCTTCGTAATTGGAGTAATCGGCGTCCTGATTCTCTCCCACGCCGCTTATTCAACAATCCAAT ATAGAGGATTGTTGAAGATCACGGAGGAAGAGTTCACCGGACCTCCCTTGAAT GTTGTTCTGGAGTTGATCGTGGGACTAGCTCTTTGTATGTGGGCTGCTTTGACTTTCCCTGGGAAGTTCCTCTCCATTCACCCTGACTCTGATGAAAACAG GGCGGTTTCTTTACCAGATAACTCTGATTTCATGATATTCAATCACCGTGGCCGCCTCTTCCCACCAGAGATCACCATGAAGTTTTGA